In Amaranthus tricolor cultivar Red isolate AtriRed21 chromosome 3, ASM2621246v1, whole genome shotgun sequence, a single window of DNA contains:
- the LOC130808251 gene encoding WRKY transcription factor 42-like encodes MSEEVELANEAALQFGVKKGMESSFCSLRLIGKGTKLALRVAPDIFYMEKSATNNSGGENLKRQYENKHTDETKLALRVAPDIFYMEKSATNNSGGENLKRQYENKHTDETKLALRVKCLAHNLLKRYENKHTDETKLALRVAPDIFYMEKSATNNSGGENLKRQYENKHTDEVVLLKEEIARQRVENQNLKNLVNQLANTCETSERAEINRFQLDQNKSEKVNEEEGFKDVSDDSANEERLNQQKRPLLAPRDNEDTNKISIKEDHGTTGMQTVINAEEPHQKIKKKARVCFRVSSKENMITDGCHWRKYGQKMAKGNPYPRAYYRCTMGTSCPVHKQVQRCPEDKSILMTTYEGQHNHPLPTVAQPMANTISSAISMLLTGENTSSLFDQFLTPTILSPNDALPGLPGVATISASTPYPTIILDFTKQVNSQSTTQDRMGLMKFMQQLLGQSPQGNTNLPTVDLISVIKLALESDPNLISVLASSIASTIKAHFEGKKEDSMGDISENAMGEN; translated from the exons ATGAGTGAGGAAGTTGAGCTTGCCAACGAGGCTGCGCTACAGTTTGGGGTTAAGAAGGGCATGGAATCATCTTTCTGCAGCTTGAGATTAATCGGCAAAGGT ACTAAATTAGCGCTTCGAGTTGCTCCAGATATTTTTTATATGGAGAAATCTGCTACTAATAATAGTGGAGGAGAAAATTTGAAGAGACAATATGAGAATAAGCATACTGATGAG ACTAAATTAGCGCTTCGAGTTGCTCCAGATATTTTTTATATGGAGAAATCTGCTACTAATAATAGTGGAGGAGAAAATTTGAAGAGACAATATGAGAATAAGCATACTGATGAG ACTAAATTAGCGCTTCGAGTTAAATGTTTAGCTCATAACCTATTAAAAAGATATGAGAATAAGCATACTGATGAG ACTAAATTAGCGCTTCGAGTTGCTCCAGATATTTTTTATATGGAGAAATCTGCTACTAATAATAGTGGAGGAGAAAATTTGAAGAGACAATATGAGAATAAGCATACTGATGAG GTTGTACTTCTGAAAGAGGAGATAGCACGACAAAGAGTCGAGAATCAAAATTTGAAGAATTTAGTTAATCAGTTAGCCAACACATGCGAAACCTCTGAAAGGGCGGAAATTAATAGATTTCAACTCGATCAAAATAAATCCGAAAAAGTCAACGAGGAAGAg GGATTTAAAGACGTTTCAGACGACTCTGCTAATGAAGAAAGACTAAATCAGCAAAAGAGACCATTATTGGCTCCAAG AGATAATGAGGACACAAATAAAATCTCCATTAAAGAGGATCACGGAACAACTGGTATGCAAACAGTCATAAATGCTGAAGAGCCTCatcaaaaaatcaagaaaaaagcTCGAGTGTGCTTTCGGGTTTCCTCAAAAGAAAATATg ATAACTGATGGATGCCATTGGAGGAAATATGGTCAAAAAATGGCAAAAGGAAATCCATATCCACGAGCATACTATCGTTGTACCATGGGAACTTCTTGCCCCGTTCATAAACAG GTACAAAGATGTCCAGAAGACAAAAGCATTCTCATGACAACGTACGAGGGACAACACAACCATCCGTTACCTACTGTTGCTCAACCCATGGCTAATACAATATCATCTGCAATCTCAATGCTATTAACTGGCGAAAACACGTCAAGTTTATTCGATCAATTTCTTACCCCAACCATATTGTCACCCAATGATGCTCTTCCTGGCCTACCAGGCGTAGCCACAATCTCAGCATCGACTCCATATCCTACTATTATATTAGACTTCACTAAACAAGTAAACTCGCAATCGACAACACAAGATCGTATGGGGTTGATGAAATTTATGCAACAACTCTTAGGCCAAAGTCCCCAAGGTAATACTAATTTGCCTACTGTTGACCTAATAAGTGTTATTAAGTTGGCTTTGGAATCAGATCCCAATTTAATCTCCGTATTAGCATCAAGCATTGCCTCGACAATTAAGGCACATTTTGAAGGTAAAAAAGAAGATAGTATGGGGGATATTAGTGAGAATGCTATGGGTGAGAATTAG